In a genomic window of Brettanomyces nanus chromosome 1, complete sequence:
- a CDS encoding uncharacterized protein (EggNog:ENOG41), producing MDDGKAQQFLVNKLLEQKGIIFTEYNDIQLKLFDVDSTLSPNEFDRLARKLDPQSKILLCEKVKLIYGFNSLTPFIVRLIHILNFSTFFSIFDITSNIKLYGFYSLNYTNPVEILVKQIRHDLFIVKSFKEFTIQEMKKEHDFHLPYKEFKRLNLNDGNLVVVKILFKNEQKPIDLALIKPLLPRIELLHLSLESEAKLKPFNDLIDQYGTNLKYLKFGVNRGTFKKIPIRNSIDVMKLVNIDNLNFINDLKNCQSLDVFFDNWELRKNCDIKFQQNFIIKFDVKQRIQNLRTLNIFHTYLDSKDLNKLKLFPNLTYSKISYVILDNDGFDMSECKKLQELKIHFTYQKAVEEPDNGEDVASRIQWPPNAKKLSITIHNIKNLDQNFSIRLNILKKIAKPLPPSIVDLCIDISYDTGGSGPELYSISRDDILKISMLINQILTSNLENLKLKGISRYNYKIGKPLIFSAINFPPSLKLLSLNDFILDYNFINLPKLKKLYFEHSLFDLDFRLPDSDEILIEKCTFKDLAHLPANSSKIEFKMCTFRKIPTYNGDVSNVVINNCRVMEQPTNNIFKFQQQLQTSREDQNGSEQRQSLNQRRGQKSGRQNGQPQKAISNSVTLSASSSMEDAHQRRRPQRQQQQQQQQRETIPRHSGMHHHLRQKAAPLPQQASMFASTFTFHPSQQSQQSQRAQQAQQPVQQFQMFPSSSLGNMTNPPNAVPAMKPSSSVNQIMGPHQPDMNFAGYDYLGGSSQFSNFIDKDLEMQLNGLSLDNSSSYLGARGSPFGRNAQEQHVSSPPLNSLAMSNSSSNQQAQRSVRPNEQLMPQFSGSGSVGPVSGAYSGMLLQFAPSALSSIQKETAPIPSSGYGIPSSAYEKTFMASSTKSNDGIGYFVNGAVSQDYATQHSPQVVPVQQRVAVPMQGQPLNNSNFIPSNEQAFVEMMNAEMNRANSNGVSDSF from the exons ATGGACG ACGGAAAAGCCCAACAGTTCCTTGTCAACAAGCTTTTAGAACAGAAAggcatcatcttcactgAGTATAATGACATTCAACTAAAGCTATTTGATGTGGATTCAACTTTGTCTCCTAATGAGTTTGATAGACTTGCAAGGAAATTGGATCCTCAAAGTAAAATTCTACTTTGCGAGAAAGTGAAACTCATATATGGTTTCAACTCACTTACTCCTTTCATTGTTAGACTGATCCATATCCTGAACTtttccaccttcttctcaatattTGATATCACCTCGAATATCAAACTTTACGGATTCTACAGTTTGAATTATACTAATCCTGTCGAAATCCTTGTCAAACAGATTCGTCATGATCTCTTCATTgtcaaatccttcaagGAGTTTACCATccaagagatgaagaaagagcatgATTTCCATCTTCCTTACAAGGAGTTTAAGAGATTGAATTTGAATGATGGAAATTTGGTTGTTGTTAAGATATTGTTCAAAAATGAACAGAAACCTATAGATTTGGCTCTCATTAAGCCTTTGCTACCCCGAATCGAATTGTTacatctttctcttgaaagTGAAGCCAAATTAAAGCCATTCAATGATTTAATTGATCAGTATGGAACTAACTTGAAATACTTAAAGTTTGGTGTTAATCGGGGTACTTTCAAGAAGATACCCATCCGAAACTCGATTGATGTGATGAAGTTGGTCAACATTGACAACTtgaatttcatcaatgacttgaagaactgtCAGTCTTTGGACGTATTCTTCGATAACTGGGAGTTACGCAAGAATTGTGATATCAAATTTCAGCAgaacttcatcatcaagtttGACGTTAAACAGAGGATTCAAAATTTGAGAACATTGAATATATTCCACACATATCTGGACTCTAAGGatttgaacaagttgaaaTTATTTCCTAACTTGACCTATTCGAAGATCAGTTACGTTATCTTGGATAATGATGGGTTCGACATGAGTGAATGCAAAAAATTGCAGGAGTTGAAGATTCACTTCACCTACCAGAAGGCCGTAGAGGAGCCTGATAATGGAGAGGATGTTGCCTCTAGAATTCAGTGGCCTCCAAACGCCAAGAAGCTTTCTATTACTATCCACAATATCAAAAACTTGGATCAGAATTTTAGTATTCGCTTGAATATTCTCAAAAAGATTGCCAAACCCTTACCACCATCTATTGTTGACTTGTGCATTGATATCAGCTACGACACCGGTGGCTCAGGACCCGAGTTATACTCAATCTCTAGAGACGATATTCTCAAGATATCGATGTTAATAAACCAAATTCTGACGAGTAACTtggagaatttgaagttgaaaggTATTTCCCGTTACAACTACAAAATTGGGAAGCCTTTGATCTTTTCGGCTATAAActttcctccttctttgaaacTTCTTTCATTGAATGACTTCATTTTGGATTacaacttcatcaatttgCCCAAACTTAAAAAGCTTTATTTTGAGCACTCTCTGTTCGATTTGGACTTTCGTTTACCAGATTCCGATGAGATTCTGATTGAAAAGTGTACGTTTAAAGACTTAGCTCACTTGCCTGCGAACTCAAGTAAAATTGAGTTTAAGATGTGTACTTTCCGCAAGATCCCAACATACAATGGAGATGTTTCTAACGTTGTTATTAATAACTGCAGAGTTATGGAGCAGCCTACTAACAATATTTTCAAGTTCCAACAGCAGCTTCAAACGAGTCGTGAAGATCAGAATGGTTCTGAGCAAAGGCAGTCTTTGAATCAGCGTCGTGGTCAAAAATCCGGCCGTCAGAATGGTCAGCCGCAGAAGGCAATTTCCAACTCCGTTACGCTGTCCGCATCGTCCTCGATGGAAGATGCTCATCAGCGGCGGCGGCCACAACggcagcaacaacagcagcaacagcaacgCGAGACGATTCCTAGGCATTCCGGGatgcatcatcatcttcgtcaGAAAGCTGCCCCGCTGCCCCAGCAAGCATCAATGTTTGCTTCTACGTTTACTTTTCACCCATCTCAGCAGTCTCAGCAGTCTCAGCGGGCTCAACAGGCTCAGCAGCCTGTGCAACAGTTCCAAATGtttccatcttcctctCTGGGCAATATGACAAATCCTCCTAATGCAGTGCCCGCAATGAAACCTTCTTCGTCTGTCAACCAGATTATGGGTCCACATCAACCTGATATGAACTTTGCAGGTTACGACTATCTTGGAGGTTCTTCGCAGTTTTCGAATTTTATCGATAAGGATTTGGAAATGCAACTCAATGGTTTATCTCTTGACAATTCATCCTCCTATCTAGGTGCGCGCGGATCTCcatttggaagaaatgCGCAAGAACAGCACGTTAGCAGTCCCCCACTCAACTCTCTGGCGATgtccaattcttcctctaatCAGCAGGCGCAGCGTTCTGTCCGCCCTAATGAACAACTAATGCCTCAGTTTTCCGGTTCTGGTTCTGTCGGTCCTGTGTCTGGTGCCTATTCAGGTATGCTGCTCCAGTTTGCGCCGTCCgctctttcttctattcagaaagaaacagCCCCTATACCTTCCTCCGGATATGGAATTCCTTCATCAGCTTATGAGAAAACATTTATGGCTTCTTCCACCAAGAGCAATGATGGCATTGGATATTTCGTTAATGGAGCTGTTTCTCAAGATTATGCTACTCAGCACTCACCACAGGTGGTGCCTGTACAGCAAAGAGTGGCTGTTCCAATGCAAGGGCAGCCTTTGAACAATTCAAATTTCATACCTTCCAATGAGCAGGCTTTCGTCGAGATGATGAACGCAGAGATGAACCGCGCTAATTCCAACGGTGTCTCTGATTCGTTTTAG
- the DUR1,2 gene encoding urea amidolyase, producing the protein MSGSIPNTIGWTVCDWTNFHRDSTPEQSFQTLLVLAESLKISPKDPAWISVADKYNLNHQWKILQSKSDKPNLKLYGVPVAIKDNIDALGFQTTAACPAYAYTPLEDSTAVALLREAGAIIIGKTNLDQFATGLVGTRSPYGVTPNSFCSKNVCGGSSAGSAFATANGIVPLALGTDTAGSGRVPAALNNLIGLKPTLGTISTAGVVPACKSLDCVSIFALNLNDAQLAYTICAQPDMDQCEFSRALPVNPLRHYPPKPRVAIPIDMTDKWFGDNDNPKIFSKAVHTLQKAGVEVVPLDFSPLLDLAECLYEGTWVAERWAATRDFFATNPDESTLDPTVSSIIKGGAKYDAATAYEYDYKRHAILNQVNKKFKDIDAMMVPTCPLNPTIKSVELEPVVVNSRQGTWTNFVNLADFCGLAIPVGFRDSDGLPNGVTLLGRAFEDYALLDLASRFFHALYPEHNRPIGHIENKISGVSDELDDRIPAPNMQASIRLAVVGAHLKGQPLHWQLDKVQAVFLESTTTAPKYKLYALPTKTPTAIPKPGLKRVDVEAEGGAAAIDIEVYAIPTERFGEFIAMVPEPLAIGTVETIGGEFVKGFVCEEIGYQVKGASDITELGGWLPYVERSSSEKAKHSKPFKTVLVANRGEIAVRIIKTLRKLGIKSVAIYSDPDRYSEHVLMADVALPLHGTTAAETYINIDKVVKACKESAAEAVIPGYGFLSENADFADRLEAEGLQFVGPTGNSIRKLGLKHSARQIAEKAGVPLVPGSGLVASSAEAKKIAEKLGYPVMVKSTAGGGGIGLQKVDSAKDIESVFQTVQHQGKAFFGDSGVFLERFVDHARHVEIQMFGDGRGNAIAIGERDCSLQRRNQKIIEETPAPNLPEATRKKMRAAAEQLGSSINYRCAGTVEFIYDATRDEFYFLEVNTRLQVEHPITESVTHLDLVEWMLFIAAGDPPDFTKALTIDGASMEARLYSENPVKGFVPSPGTLTEVRFPTWARVDTWVKTGTVISAEYDPTLAKIIVHGKDRMDALKKLRQALNETVVYGVVTNIDYLRSIANSALFENAQMFTKVLDSYDYQPNAFEISAPGAYTTVQDYPGRVGYWHIGVPPSGPMDVYSFRLANRIVGNDSRAPAIEITLKGPSILFHHETIIAVTGGETPVTLNGETIKMYTPISIKHGDKLSIGKLTSGCRAYLAIRGGIDVTTYLGSCSTFALGKLGGYNGRVLKMGDVLFLGQPGIPACSIPAPVSAPEAAPASLVPHIPAKEWKVGVTCGPHGAPDFFKDEYVGEFFSAQWKVHYNSNRFGVRLVGPKPKWARKNGGEGGLHPSNTHDYVYSLGAINFTGDEPVILTCDGPSLGGFVCFAVVVQAEMWKIGQVKAGDLITFVPVSFSDAIVQRKALDNAIESLSGDMPSIQSSLPSPEKAIIATFKPSSSAPLVTYRQAGDRYVLVEYGDNTMDLNKSYRVHKLIDMVHTHKTVGIVEMSQGVRSVLIEFDGLEIDQTTLIETLVAYEAEVAFSNKWTVPSKIIHLPMAFEDKKTLDAVTRYQETIRSSAPWLPNNVDFIAQVNGIKHKDVQDMLYSARFLVLGLGDVFLGAPCAVPLDPRQRFLGSKYNPSRIYTPPGTVGIGGMYMCIYTMESPGGYQLVGRTVPIWDKLSLGVHTKNLNEGNPWLLTPFDQVSFYPVSEAELNKMCDDWEHGFFKVDMVESVFDHTKYLQWIQENAQSIESFKKNQGGEKLEEFSRLIQVANEELQKSSSTSDKPPEDWPENAELVYSEYSGRFWKPLVKNGDIVENGQGLVVIEAMKTEMVVNATKNGKVLNVLHKNGDMVEAGDLVIVIV; encoded by the coding sequence ATGAGTGGTTCTATTCCGAACACAATCGGATGGACAGTCTGTGACTGGACCAATTTCCACCGGGACTCTACTCCTGAGCAGTCCTTTCAAACGTTACTCGTTTTAGCCGAATCCCTTAAGATTTCGCCCAAAGACCCTGCTTGGATCTCCGTTGCTGATAAGTACAATTTGAATCATCAATGgaaaattcttcaatctaAATCTGATAAGCCAAATCTTAAGCTTTATGGTGTTCCTGTTGCCATCAAGGACAATATCGACGCTCTTGGATTTCAGACCACTGCTGCTTGTCCCGCATATGCTTACACCCCGCTAGAAGATTCTACCGCTGTTGCATTGCTTAGGGAGGCAGGTGCTATTATCATTGGTAAGACCAACTTGGATCAATTTGCTACCGGTTTGGTCGGTACCAGGTCTCCTTACGGTGTCACTCCTAACAGTTTCTGCTCGAAAAACGTTTGTGGCGGTTCCTCTGCTGGCTCTGCTTTTGCAACTGCGAATGGGATAGTTCCATTGGCTTTAGGAACTGATACGGCCGGTTCTGGCCGTGTCCCTGCTGCTTTGAACAACTTAATTGGCCTTAAGCCAACCCTCGGTACCATCTCGACTGCCGGTGTTGTCCCTGCATGCAAGTCTCTTGACTGTGTCTCCATCTTTGCTCTTAACCTAAACGATGCTCAATTGGCATACACCATTTGTGCTCAACCAGATATGGATCAATGCGAGTTCTCTCGCGCTTTACCAGTTAATCCTCTTAGACACTATCCTCCTAAGCCTCGTGTTGCCATTCCAATTGATATGACCGATAAATGGTTCGGCGATAATGACAATCCCAAGATTTTCTCCAAGGCCGTGCATACTTTGCAGAAGGCTGGCGTCGAGGTCGTCCCGCTGGACTTCTCACCCTTGCTTGATTTGGCGGAATGCCTCTATGAAGGTACATGGGTGGCTGAAAGATGGGCCGCTACCAGAGATTTTTTTGCTACCAATCCCGATGAATCCACCTTGGACCCGACTGTTTCTTCTATCATCAAAGGTGGTGCAAAATATGATGCTGCTACCGCCTACGAGTATGATTATAAACGTCATGCCATTCTCAACCAGGTGAATaaaaagttcaaagatattgatgCAATGATGGTGCCAACTTGCCCTTTGAATCCTACCATTAAAAGTGTAGAATTAGAGCCAGTTGTTGTAAATTCCAGACAGGGTACATGGACCAACTTTGTCAATTTGGCTGATTTCTGTGGTTTGGCTATTCCTGTTGGCTTTAGGGATTCTGATGGCCTTCCGAATGGCGTTACTCTTCTTGGCAGGGCTTTTGAGGATTACGCCTTGCTAGATTTGGCATCCAGATTTTTCCACGCATTATATCCTGAACACAACCGCCCTATTGGTCACATTGAGAACAAAATCTCCGGTGTTTCCGATGAATTAGATGATCGCATACCTGCTCCTAATATGCAGGCTTCTATTAGGCTCGCAGTTGTTGGCGCGCACTTGAAAGGCCAGCCATTGCACTGGCAGCTAGATAAGGTGCAGGCTGTTTTCCTTGAGAGTACTACAACGGCTCCCAAATACAAGTTGTATGCACTTCCTACGAAGACTCCAACTGCAATTCCTAAGCCGGGTTTGAAAAGAGTCGACGTTGAAGCCGAGGGTGGTGCTGCTGCCATTGACATCGAGGTGTATGCCATACCTACCGAACGATTTGGCGAGTTTATTGCAATGGTCCCTGAGCCTTTAGCTATTGGTACCGTTGAAACGATCGGTGGTGAATTCGTGAAAGGGTTTGTTTGCGAGGAAATTGGTTACCAGGTCAAGGGCGCTAGCGATATCACGGAACTTGGAGGTTGGTTGCCTTACGTTGAAAGATCGTCAAGTGAGAAGGCCAAACATAGTAAGCCATTTAAAACTGTCCTTGTTGCCAATCGTGGTGAAATTGCTGTACGCATCATCAAGACCCTCAGAAAGCTTGGCATCAAATCCGTCGCAATATACTCTGATCCCGATAGATACTCCGAACATGTCTTGATGGCTGATGTTGCGCTGCCTTTGCACGGTACAACCGCCGCAGAGACTTACATAAACATCGATAAGGTTGTCAAAGCTTGTAAAGAGTCTGCAGCCGAAGCTGTTATTCCTGGTTACGGTTTCCTATCCGAGAATGCTGATTTTGCAGATAGGCTTGAAGCTGAAGGCCTTCAATTTGTTGGACCAACAGGAAATTCGATTAGAAAACTTGGTTTGAAGCACTCTGCTCGTCAGATTGCTGAGAAAGCTGGTGTTCCATTGGTTCCGGGGTCTGGATTGGTTGCATCTTCTGCGGaggccaagaagattgcTGAAAAGCTAGGATACCCAGTCATGGTGAAGTCCACTGccggtggtggtggtattGGTCTTCAGAAGGTTGATTCTGCTAAGGATATTGAAAGCGTCTTCCAGACGGTTCAACACCAGGGTAAAGCCTTCTTTGGTGACTCTGGTGTCTTTTTGGAGAGATTTGTTGATCACGCTCGTCACGTCGAGATCCAGATGTTTGGTGACGGCAGAGGCAATGCCATTGCAATTGGCGAAAGGGATTGTTctttgcaaagaagaaatcagaagattATTGAGGAAACCCCTGCTCCTAACCTACCAGAAGCtacaaggaagaagatgcgTGCAGCCGCCGAGCAACTTGGCTCATCCATCAACTACAGATGTGCTGGTACAGTTGAGTTTATATATGACGCTACTAGAGACGAGTTTTACTTCCTTGAAGTTAATACCCGTCTACAAGTGGAACATCCTATTACCGAAAGTGTTACTCATTTGGATTTGGTTGAGTGGATGCTCTTTATTGCTGCTGGCGATCCTCCTGATTTTACTAAGGCTTTAACCATTGACGGTGCATCTATGGAGGCTCGTCTATATTCCGAAAACCCAGTTAAGGGATTTGTGCCATCTCCTGGTACCTTGACTGAAGTCAGATTCCCAACATGGGCCCGTGTTGATACATGGGTAAAGACTGGTACTGTTATTTCTGCTGAGTACGACCCTACTTTGGCCAAGATCATTGTTCACGGTAAAGACAGAATGgatgctttgaagaaacttcGTCAAGCACTTAACGAAACTGTTGTTTATGGCGTTGTCACTAACATTGACTATTTGCGCTCCATTGCCAATTCTGCCCTGTTCGAGAATGCGCAGATGTTTACCAAAGTATTGGACTCTTATGACTACCAACCTAATGCCTTTGAGATTAGTGCGCCTGGTGCATACACTACTGTGCAAGATTATCCAGGTCGTGTAGGTTATTGGCACATTGGTGTTCCTCCTTCTGGACCTATGGATGTCTATTCTTTCAGATTGGCCAACCGCATTGTTGGCAATGATTCAAGAGCTCCTGCTATTGAGATTACTCTAAAAGGTCCTTCgattcttttccatcaCGAGACGATCATTGCAGTGACAGGTGGTGAAACACCAGTCACTCTCAATGGTGAAACGATAAAGATGTACACCCCAATTTCTATCAAACATGGCGATAAGCTTTCTATTGGTAAGCTTACCTCTGGTTGCAGAGCCTACTTAGCAATTAGAGGCGGTATTGATGTCACTACATACTTGGGATCTTGTTCAACGTTTGCTCTTGGTAAGTTAGGTGGTTACAATGGCCGTGTTCTTAAGATGGGTGATGTATTGTTTCTTGGACAACCTGGAATTCCCGCCTGCAGCATTCCGGCTCCCGTTTCTGCTCCCGAGGCTGCTCCAGCTTCTCTTGTTCCTCATATTCCAGCCAAGGAATGGAAAGTTGGTGTCACATGCGGTCCTCACGGGGCCCCAGACTTCTTTAAAGATGAATATGTTGGCGAGTTCTTCTCTGCTCAATGGAAGGTTCATTATAATTCCAACAGATTTGGTGTCAGACTTGTCGGTCCAAAGCCAAAGTGGGCTCGTAAGAACGGAGGTGAGGGAGGCCTTCATCCATCCAACACTCACGATTACGTCTATTCTCTTGGTGCAATTAACTTCACTGGTGATGAGCCGGTGATTTTGACCTGTGATGGCCCGTCTCTTGGCGGATTTGTCTGCTTTGCCGTTGTTGTCCAGGCTGAAATGTGGAAGATTGGACAAGTAAAGGCCGGAGATTTGATCACTTTTGTTCCTGTTAGCTTCTCCGATGCTATTGTCCAAAGAAAGGCTCTGGATAATGCCATCGAAAGTCTCTCTGGTGACATGCCATCCATTCAGTCTTCATTGCCATCCCCAGAAAAGGCCATCATCGCTACCTTCAAGCCATCGAGCTCCGCTCCCTTGGTCACCTACAGACAAGCCGGTGACAGGTATGTTCTTGTTGAGTATGGTGACAACACGATGGACCTCAACAAGTCTTATCGTGTTCATAAATTGATCGATATGGTCCACACGCATAAGACTGTTGGCATAGTTGAAATGTCTCAGGGTGTTAGGTCTGTCTTAATTGAGTTTGATGGCCTTGAGATTGATCAGACTACTCTTATCGAGACGCTAGTGGCTTACGAAGCCGAAGTTGCATTCTCCAATAAGTGGACGGTGCCCTCAAAAATAATTCATTTGCCCATGGCatttgaagacaagaaaacATTGGATGCCGTGACGAGATACCAGGAGACAATTCGGTCCTCTGCTCCATGGTTGCCCAACAATGTGGATTTCATTGCACAGGTTAATGGTATCAAACATAAGGATGTGCAAGATATGCTTTACTCTGCCCGATTTTTAGTTCTTGGGCTTGGTGATGTGTTCCTCGGTGCCCCTTGTGCTGTTCCATTGGATCCTCGTCAACGTTTCTTGGGTTCCAAATACAATCCATCTAGAATCTACACTCCCCCAGGTACCGTCGGTATCGGTGGTATGTACATGTGCATATATACTATGGAGTCACCTGGCGGATATCAATTGGTTGGTAGAACGGTTCCTATTTGGGATAAGCTTTCTCTAGGTGTTCAC